A genomic window from Anticarsia gemmatalis isolate Benzon Research Colony breed Stoneville strain chromosome 24, ilAntGemm2 primary, whole genome shotgun sequence includes:
- the dsd gene encoding attractin-like protein dsd isoform X2 — MVESLQMFLFLFKSKYRRKCSWFSPFLCSVLIVLLFCDGVLSKCSDHNCLNGVCKNDMCVCYEGWQGPECQYCGGKVNLTSPTGFITDGPGNYSVSTQCSWLLTPPHLGPTPPPLRVRLESFATECGWDHLYVYDGDSVRAKKLLAVFSGVLENGKSSWTQQVIARSGSALLHFFSDDAYAMEGFNVTYAAYSCPSDDHRTNCSNHGECDDGTCRCEPEWTGDACDQPLCPENCHGGGTCSIPAGCVCSSARRGADCARDAWRAGWAAPPAARGEPPPPVAAHALLQYGDDLLRVGGETFAHSEFLYRYKTAEQEWEEVQTYETPAPRFAHSAVLYGHELIVFGGVVISDEPERGGGLAGLEGRAGEVTNELWRVRLNDDRPQWHNATPLACSPHRSAPLKHCGGLHVSGHTAVLVYLGITKKPVMLVFFGHSPHYGYLHLVQEYYVDEGAWSSSPHRGWAARGGFGHAAAWDPLSRKVYVHGGLVSESEATQAPSASLFEYDPEIRLWRPLQSAPTPRYLHTATFITPGVMLVFGGNAHNDSAAALVSNPAASKCYSAGALLYDVRCGVWWEAAAPGGGARAAHAAAPLALRDRRAVYIYAGFDGLLRSDALIFETGEGCSKHTHESACLTAAQNTAIACVWRPRDKTCIALEELGWTESFQGTVKACLTEPRFGKDERRCASAESCAACTAARCAWCGACYPSAMYCVRHTHPMALSIEECGSDAESVREACGRYHSCAACLAHHNHHNHVAGSEELNQRACYWDYDTIKCKPVNSSEDISVAAAGPCSAPCSTFQTCANCTAEECIWCASAGRCVDKNAYGASFPLGGCRAWSTSGGAGGACGALRGCAAHVSCAACRAEPACGWCDDGAGGGRGVCLPGGARRPHAPKLCAQHRWHFTACPLCQCNGHSVCDGAARCMQPCAGRTLGEHCDACAPGHWGAPLNGGTCQPCECNAQAVACAPDTGRCYCSTKGLAGDRCDKCDNTNHYHADIYNKGACYYDLAVDYQFTFNLSKKEDRHLSAINFRNSPVKPDVDADFSITCSAHARMNLTVRTRADPHERTLFTDVNCTNFRFKFAKSEHAFGVEDNVTLTTFFVYVYDFRPPLWIQISFSQYPKLNLQQFFITFSSCFLLLLLVAAALWKIKQKYDMYRRRQRLFVEMEQMASRPFSQVCVELDRGAVGSGVPAPVALEPCRGGRAAVLSLLVRLPTGGTGRAPPLGGLAVASALVTLGHHSHHDVAGKRPRHH; from the exons ATGGTAGAATCgctacaaatgtttttatttctatttaaatctaaatacaGACGAAAATGTTCATGGTTCTCGCCTTTCCTGTGTTCAGTGCTCATAGTGTTATTGTTCTGTGATGGTGTTCTGTCTAAGTGTAGTGATCATAACTGTTTGAACGGTGTGTGTAAAAATGATATGTGCGTGTGCTACGAGGGATGGCAGGGTCCGGAGTGTCAGTACTGCGGCGGGAAAGTCAA TTTAACATCACCAACGGGGTTCATAACGGACGGTCCGGGGAACTACAGCGTGAGTACGCAGTGCTCATGGCTGCTGACGCCTCCGCACCTGGGGcccacgccgccgccgctgcgCGTGCGCCTCGAGAGCTTCGCCACCGAGTGCGGGTGGGACCATCTGTATGTGTACGACGGTGACAGCGTCAGAGCCAAGAAACTACTTGCTGTGTTCAG tGGCGTCTTAGAGAACGGCAAGTCAAGTTGGACGCAGCAAGTAATAGCGCGGTCGGGCAGCGCGTTGCTGCACTTCTTCAGTGACGATGCCTACGCCATGGAGGGGTTCAACGTGACGTACGCGGCCTACTCCTGCCCCTCGGACGATCATAGGACTAATTGTTCTA ATCATGGGGAATGCGACGACGGTACGTGTAGATGCGAGCCTGAGTGGACGGGAGACGCTTGTGATCAACCATTATGTCCAG AGAACTGTCACGGCGGCGGCACGTGCTCCATCCCGGCGGGCTGCGTGTGCAgctcggcgcggcgcggcgccgaCTGCGCGCGGGACGCGTGGCGCGCGGGCTGGGCGGCGCCGCCCGCGGCCCGGGGCGAGCCGCCGCCGCCCGTGGCCGCGCACGCGCTGCTGCAGTACGGGGACGACCTGCTGCGGGTGGGCGGGGAGACCTTCGCGCATTCTGAGTTTTTGTACAG ATACAAAACAGCGGAACAAGAATGGGAGGAGGTACAGACATACGAGACGCCGGCGCCGCGGTTCGCTCACTCCGCCGTGCTGTACGGACACGAGCTCATCGTGTTCGGCGGAGTTGTTATCTCTGACGAGCCGGAGAGAGG TGGCGGCCTGGCGGGTCTGGAAGGTAGAGCCGGCGAGGTGACGAACGAGCTGTGGCGCGTGCGGCTCAACGACGACCGGCCGCAGTGGCACAACGCGACCCCGCTCGCCTGCAGCCCGCACAGATCTGCGCCGCTCAAACATTGTG GTGGTCTCCACGTGTCGGGCCACACGGCTGTGCTAGTATACCTAGGAATTACAAAGAAACCTGTGATGTTAGTGTTCTTTGGACATTCGCCGCACTACGGCTATCTGCATTTAGTACAG GAGTACTACGTGGACGAGGGGGCGTGGTCGTCGAGCCCGCACCGCGGctgggcggcgcgcggcgggttCGGCCACGCGGCGGCCTGGGACCCGCTGTCCAGGAAGGTCTATGTGCACGGCGGACTTGTGTCCGAGTCCGAGGCCACGCAG GCACCGTCCGCGTCGCTCTTCGAGTACGACCCAGAGATAAGACTGTGGCGGCCGCTACAGTCGGCGCCCACACCTAGATATTTACATACTGCTACCTTTATTACGCCAG GTGTGATGTTAGTATTCGGCGGTAATGCCCACAACGACAGCGCTGCGGCACTAGTATCTAACCCCGCTGCGTCTAAGTGTTACTCAGCGGGAGCCTTACTTTATGACGTCAG GTGCGGCGTGTGGTGGGAGGCGGCGGCGCCGGGCGGCGGGGCACGTGCCGctcacgccgccgcgccgctcgcGCTCCGGGACCGCCGGGCCGTCTACATATACGCCGG TTTCGACGGCCTACTCCGCTCCGACGCGTTAATATTCGAGACAGGTGAAGGATGTTCGAAGCACACGCACGAGTCTGCGTGCCTCACCGCGGCGCAGAACACAGCTATAGCGTGCGTGTGGCGACCCAGAGATAAGACTTGTATAGCG TTAGAAGAATTGGGTTGGACGGAGTCGTTTCAAGGCACGGTGAAAGCGTGTCTCACTGAACCACGGTTTGGTAAGG ACGAGCGTCGCTGCGCGTCGGCGGAGTCGTGCGCGGCGTGTACCGCGGCCCGCTGCGCCTGGTGCGGCGCCTGCTACCCCTCCGCCATGTACTGCGTGCGACACACGCATCCG ATGGCGCTGTCGATCGAGGAGTGCGGGTCGGACGCGGAGTCGGTGCGTGAGGCGTGCGGCCGATACCACTCGTGTGCCGCGTGTCTGGCGCACCACAACCATCACAACCACGTCGCC gGGTCGGAAGAGTTAAATCAGCGTGCCTGCTACTGGGACTACGACACTATAAAGTGTAAACCTGTCAATTCTTCCGAAGATATCAG CGTGGCGGCGGCGGGTCCGTGCAGCGCGCCGTGCTCCACGTTCCAGACGTGCGCCAACTGCACGGCCGAGGAGTGCATCTGGTGCGCCTCGGCCGGCAGGTGCGTGGACAAG AACGCATACGGCGCATCGTTCCCGCTGGGTGGGTGTCGGGCGTGGTCGACgtcgggcggcgcgggcggcgcgtgcgGGGCGCTGCGGGGCTGCGCGGCGCACGTGTCGTGTGCGGCGTGCCGCGCCGAGCCCGCCTGCGGCTGGTGCGACGATGGTGCTGGTGGGGGGCGCGGGGTGTGCCTGCCTGGTGGGGCCCGCCGACCGCACGCGCCCAAGCTGTGTGCGCAACACAG GTGGCACTTCACGGCGTGCCCGCTGTGCCAGTGCAACGGGCACTCGGTGTGCGACGGCGCGGCGCGCTGCATGCAGCCGTGCGCCGGCCGCACGCTGGGCGAGCACTGCGACGCCTGCGCGCCCGGCCACTGGGGCGCGCCGCTCAACGGCGGCACGTGCCAGC CGTGTGAATGCAACGCCCAAGCAGTGGCGTGCGCGCCCGACACCGGTCGTTGTTACTGCAGCACTAAGGGGCTGGCGGGCGACCGCTGCGACAAGTGCGACAACACCAACCACTATCACgctgatatttataataaggGAGCTTGTTATT ACGACTTAGCAGTAGACTATCAATTCACGTTCAACCTATCTAAGAAAGAGGACCGGCACCTCTCGGCGATCAACTTCCGCAACAGTCCGGTGAAGCCCGACGTGGACGCGGACTTTAGCATCACGTGTTCGGCGCACGCTCGCATGAACCTGACTGTGCGGACACGGGCCGACCCGCACGAACGAACGCTGTTCACTGATGTTAATTGTACTAATTTTAGGTTCAA ATTCGCAAAATCCGAGCACGCATTCGGCGTCGAGGACAACGTGACGTTGACCACGTTCTTCGTGTACGTGTACGATTTCAGGCCGCCGCTGTGGATACAGATCTCGTTCTCGCAGTACCCCAAACTGAATCTACAACAGTTCTTTATCACTTTCTCGTCTTGTTTCTTACTGTTGCTGCTTGTGGCGGCCGCGCTGTGGAAGATTAAACAG aaATACGACATGTACAGAAGACGTCAGCGGCTGTTCGTTGAGATGGAACAGATGGCGTCCAGGCCATTCAGTCAGGTCTGCGTCGAGCTAGACCGCGGAGCTGTGG GTTCGGGAGTCCCGGCGCCCGTGGCCCTGGAGCCGTGtcgcggcgggcgcgcggccGTGCTGTCGCTGCTGGTGCGGCTGCCCACGGGCGGCACGGGGCGCGCGCCGCCGCTGGGCGGGCTGGCCGTGGCCTCGGCGCTCGTCACGCTGGGCCACCACTCGCACCACGACGTGGCCGGCAAGCGCCCCAGGCATCACTGA
- the dsd gene encoding attractin-like protein dsd isoform X1, whose amino-acid sequence MVESLQMFLFLFKSKYRRKCSWFSPFLCSVLIVLLFCDGVLSKCSDHNCLNGVCKNDMCVCYEGWQGPECQYCGGKVNLTSPTGFITDGPGNYSVSTQCSWLLTPPHLGPTPPPLRVRLESFATECGWDHLYVYDGDSVRAKKLLAVFSGVLENGKSSWTQQVIARSGSALLHFFSDDAYAMEGFNVTYAAYSCPSDDHRTNCSNHGECDDGTCRCEPEWTGDACDQPLCPENCHGGGTCSIPAGCVCSSARRGADCARDAWRAGWAAPPAARGEPPPPVAAHALLQYGDDLLRVGGETFAHSEFLYRYKTAEQEWEEVQTYETPAPRFAHSAVLYGHELIVFGGVVISDEPERGGGLAGLEGRAGEVTNELWRVRLNDDRPQWHNATPLACSPHRSAPLKHCGGLHVSGHTAVLVYLGITKKPVMLVFFGHSPHYGYLHLVQEYYVDEGAWSSSPHRGWAARGGFGHAAAWDPLSRKVYVHGGLVSESEATQAPSASLFEYDPEIRLWRPLQSAPTPRYLHTATFITPGVMLVFGGNAHNDSAAALVSNPAASKCYSAGALLYDVRCGVWWEAAAPGGGARAAHAAAPLALRDRRAVYIYAGFDGLLRSDALIFETGEGCSKHTHESACLTAAQNTAIACVWRPRDKTCIALEELGWTESFQGTVKACLTEPRFGKDERRCASAESCAACTAARCAWCGACYPSAMYCVRHTHPMALSIEECGSDAESVREACGRYHSCAACLAHHNHHNHVAGSEELNQRACYWDYDTIKCKPVNSSEDIRSVAAAGPCSAPCSTFQTCANCTAEECIWCASAGRCVDKNAYGASFPLGGCRAWSTSGGAGGACGALRGCAAHVSCAACRAEPACGWCDDGAGGGRGVCLPGGARRPHAPKLCAQHRWHFTACPLCQCNGHSVCDGAARCMQPCAGRTLGEHCDACAPGHWGAPLNGGTCQPCECNAQAVACAPDTGRCYCSTKGLAGDRCDKCDNTNHYHADIYNKGACYYDLAVDYQFTFNLSKKEDRHLSAINFRNSPVKPDVDADFSITCSAHARMNLTVRTRADPHERTLFTDVNCTNFRFKFAKSEHAFGVEDNVTLTTFFVYVYDFRPPLWIQISFSQYPKLNLQQFFITFSSCFLLLLLVAAALWKIKQKYDMYRRRQRLFVEMEQMASRPFSQVCVELDRGAVGSGVPAPVALEPCRGGRAAVLSLLVRLPTGGTGRAPPLGGLAVASALVTLGHHSHHDVAGKRPRHH is encoded by the exons ATGGTAGAATCgctacaaatgtttttatttctatttaaatctaaatacaGACGAAAATGTTCATGGTTCTCGCCTTTCCTGTGTTCAGTGCTCATAGTGTTATTGTTCTGTGATGGTGTTCTGTCTAAGTGTAGTGATCATAACTGTTTGAACGGTGTGTGTAAAAATGATATGTGCGTGTGCTACGAGGGATGGCAGGGTCCGGAGTGTCAGTACTGCGGCGGGAAAGTCAA TTTAACATCACCAACGGGGTTCATAACGGACGGTCCGGGGAACTACAGCGTGAGTACGCAGTGCTCATGGCTGCTGACGCCTCCGCACCTGGGGcccacgccgccgccgctgcgCGTGCGCCTCGAGAGCTTCGCCACCGAGTGCGGGTGGGACCATCTGTATGTGTACGACGGTGACAGCGTCAGAGCCAAGAAACTACTTGCTGTGTTCAG tGGCGTCTTAGAGAACGGCAAGTCAAGTTGGACGCAGCAAGTAATAGCGCGGTCGGGCAGCGCGTTGCTGCACTTCTTCAGTGACGATGCCTACGCCATGGAGGGGTTCAACGTGACGTACGCGGCCTACTCCTGCCCCTCGGACGATCATAGGACTAATTGTTCTA ATCATGGGGAATGCGACGACGGTACGTGTAGATGCGAGCCTGAGTGGACGGGAGACGCTTGTGATCAACCATTATGTCCAG AGAACTGTCACGGCGGCGGCACGTGCTCCATCCCGGCGGGCTGCGTGTGCAgctcggcgcggcgcggcgccgaCTGCGCGCGGGACGCGTGGCGCGCGGGCTGGGCGGCGCCGCCCGCGGCCCGGGGCGAGCCGCCGCCGCCCGTGGCCGCGCACGCGCTGCTGCAGTACGGGGACGACCTGCTGCGGGTGGGCGGGGAGACCTTCGCGCATTCTGAGTTTTTGTACAG ATACAAAACAGCGGAACAAGAATGGGAGGAGGTACAGACATACGAGACGCCGGCGCCGCGGTTCGCTCACTCCGCCGTGCTGTACGGACACGAGCTCATCGTGTTCGGCGGAGTTGTTATCTCTGACGAGCCGGAGAGAGG TGGCGGCCTGGCGGGTCTGGAAGGTAGAGCCGGCGAGGTGACGAACGAGCTGTGGCGCGTGCGGCTCAACGACGACCGGCCGCAGTGGCACAACGCGACCCCGCTCGCCTGCAGCCCGCACAGATCTGCGCCGCTCAAACATTGTG GTGGTCTCCACGTGTCGGGCCACACGGCTGTGCTAGTATACCTAGGAATTACAAAGAAACCTGTGATGTTAGTGTTCTTTGGACATTCGCCGCACTACGGCTATCTGCATTTAGTACAG GAGTACTACGTGGACGAGGGGGCGTGGTCGTCGAGCCCGCACCGCGGctgggcggcgcgcggcgggttCGGCCACGCGGCGGCCTGGGACCCGCTGTCCAGGAAGGTCTATGTGCACGGCGGACTTGTGTCCGAGTCCGAGGCCACGCAG GCACCGTCCGCGTCGCTCTTCGAGTACGACCCAGAGATAAGACTGTGGCGGCCGCTACAGTCGGCGCCCACACCTAGATATTTACATACTGCTACCTTTATTACGCCAG GTGTGATGTTAGTATTCGGCGGTAATGCCCACAACGACAGCGCTGCGGCACTAGTATCTAACCCCGCTGCGTCTAAGTGTTACTCAGCGGGAGCCTTACTTTATGACGTCAG GTGCGGCGTGTGGTGGGAGGCGGCGGCGCCGGGCGGCGGGGCACGTGCCGctcacgccgccgcgccgctcgcGCTCCGGGACCGCCGGGCCGTCTACATATACGCCGG TTTCGACGGCCTACTCCGCTCCGACGCGTTAATATTCGAGACAGGTGAAGGATGTTCGAAGCACACGCACGAGTCTGCGTGCCTCACCGCGGCGCAGAACACAGCTATAGCGTGCGTGTGGCGACCCAGAGATAAGACTTGTATAGCG TTAGAAGAATTGGGTTGGACGGAGTCGTTTCAAGGCACGGTGAAAGCGTGTCTCACTGAACCACGGTTTGGTAAGG ACGAGCGTCGCTGCGCGTCGGCGGAGTCGTGCGCGGCGTGTACCGCGGCCCGCTGCGCCTGGTGCGGCGCCTGCTACCCCTCCGCCATGTACTGCGTGCGACACACGCATCCG ATGGCGCTGTCGATCGAGGAGTGCGGGTCGGACGCGGAGTCGGTGCGTGAGGCGTGCGGCCGATACCACTCGTGTGCCGCGTGTCTGGCGCACCACAACCATCACAACCACGTCGCC gGGTCGGAAGAGTTAAATCAGCGTGCCTGCTACTGGGACTACGACACTATAAAGTGTAAACCTGTCAATTCTTCCGAAGATATCAG AAGCGTGGCGGCGGCGGGTCCGTGCAGCGCGCCGTGCTCCACGTTCCAGACGTGCGCCAACTGCACGGCCGAGGAGTGCATCTGGTGCGCCTCGGCCGGCAGGTGCGTGGACAAG AACGCATACGGCGCATCGTTCCCGCTGGGTGGGTGTCGGGCGTGGTCGACgtcgggcggcgcgggcggcgcgtgcgGGGCGCTGCGGGGCTGCGCGGCGCACGTGTCGTGTGCGGCGTGCCGCGCCGAGCCCGCCTGCGGCTGGTGCGACGATGGTGCTGGTGGGGGGCGCGGGGTGTGCCTGCCTGGTGGGGCCCGCCGACCGCACGCGCCCAAGCTGTGTGCGCAACACAG GTGGCACTTCACGGCGTGCCCGCTGTGCCAGTGCAACGGGCACTCGGTGTGCGACGGCGCGGCGCGCTGCATGCAGCCGTGCGCCGGCCGCACGCTGGGCGAGCACTGCGACGCCTGCGCGCCCGGCCACTGGGGCGCGCCGCTCAACGGCGGCACGTGCCAGC CGTGTGAATGCAACGCCCAAGCAGTGGCGTGCGCGCCCGACACCGGTCGTTGTTACTGCAGCACTAAGGGGCTGGCGGGCGACCGCTGCGACAAGTGCGACAACACCAACCACTATCACgctgatatttataataaggGAGCTTGTTATT ACGACTTAGCAGTAGACTATCAATTCACGTTCAACCTATCTAAGAAAGAGGACCGGCACCTCTCGGCGATCAACTTCCGCAACAGTCCGGTGAAGCCCGACGTGGACGCGGACTTTAGCATCACGTGTTCGGCGCACGCTCGCATGAACCTGACTGTGCGGACACGGGCCGACCCGCACGAACGAACGCTGTTCACTGATGTTAATTGTACTAATTTTAGGTTCAA ATTCGCAAAATCCGAGCACGCATTCGGCGTCGAGGACAACGTGACGTTGACCACGTTCTTCGTGTACGTGTACGATTTCAGGCCGCCGCTGTGGATACAGATCTCGTTCTCGCAGTACCCCAAACTGAATCTACAACAGTTCTTTATCACTTTCTCGTCTTGTTTCTTACTGTTGCTGCTTGTGGCGGCCGCGCTGTGGAAGATTAAACAG aaATACGACATGTACAGAAGACGTCAGCGGCTGTTCGTTGAGATGGAACAGATGGCGTCCAGGCCATTCAGTCAGGTCTGCGTCGAGCTAGACCGCGGAGCTGTGG GTTCGGGAGTCCCGGCGCCCGTGGCCCTGGAGCCGTGtcgcggcgggcgcgcggccGTGCTGTCGCTGCTGGTGCGGCTGCCCACGGGCGGCACGGGGCGCGCGCCGCCGCTGGGCGGGCTGGCCGTGGCCTCGGCGCTCGTCACGCTGGGCCACCACTCGCACCACGACGTGGCCGGCAAGCGCCCCAGGCATCACTGA